A window of the Chloroflexus sp. Y-396-1 genome harbors these coding sequences:
- a CDS encoding STAS domain-containing protein, with the protein MQQLQSWLLHIPNTDEDNQRRGRVIIVLALLMSGLALSSIPLVFALTPQSALTILLINATGVIIYTLVIALCRTGWVQRGGLLFIITITSLTLTILFLDDNLNRYSVPFFLIFTILITGMILPPAWIWFALILNMTGLLTGWWTTGQLLFFKQPEGTLQIAALFLQVGSALFTFVGGSITDAALREARRLREEAHQSANQLAALNATLEAQVAQRTAALQQALSDLEQRAAEQARLLAENEQQRQVIRELSVPVLPVRTTTLVMPLIGALDTARLADMQRQALTHIERTGAREFLIDVTGVPVIDTQVAKGVIQLVEAARLMGAHVTLVGIRPEVAQTLVTLGIDLRGIRTFSTLQAALKSNR; encoded by the coding sequence ATGCAGCAACTACAGAGCTGGTTGCTCCACATTCCAAACACCGATGAAGACAATCAACGACGCGGTCGGGTCATTATTGTTCTGGCGCTCCTCATGAGTGGATTGGCGCTCTCGTCAATTCCGCTTGTGTTTGCATTAACACCGCAATCAGCGCTCACTATACTGTTGATAAATGCGACGGGGGTTATCATTTATACACTCGTGATCGCTCTCTGCCGAACTGGTTGGGTGCAGAGAGGTGGTCTATTATTCATTATCACCATCACCAGCTTGACCCTGACGATTCTCTTTCTCGACGACAACCTTAACCGTTACTCGGTGCCCTTCTTTCTGATCTTCACAATCCTGATTACGGGAATGATATTACCACCGGCGTGGATTTGGTTTGCATTGATCCTTAACATGACCGGTCTGTTAACTGGATGGTGGACGACCGGTCAGTTATTATTTTTTAAACAACCCGAAGGTACATTACAGATCGCCGCTCTATTCCTGCAAGTTGGGTCAGCTTTGTTCACGTTTGTGGGAGGAAGCATCACCGACGCCGCCTTGCGTGAGGCGCGTCGGCTTCGCGAAGAGGCGCACCAGAGTGCCAACCAACTGGCTGCGCTTAATGCCACCCTCGAAGCACAGGTCGCCCAACGCACTGCTGCCCTACAGCAAGCGCTCAGCGACCTCGAACAACGGGCCGCCGAACAGGCCCGCCTGCTGGCCGAAAATGAACAACAGCGCCAGGTCATTCGCGAGCTAAGCGTTCCAGTCCTACCGGTACGCACCACCACACTAGTGATGCCGCTCATCGGTGCGCTTGATACCGCTCGGTTGGCCGATATGCAACGGCAGGCGTTAACGCACATTGAACGCACCGGCGCCCGCGAGTTCCTCATTGATGTGACCGGCGTCCCTGTGATCGACACCCAGGTCGCTAAAGGCGTGATCCAGCTTGTCGAGGCAGCACGCTTGATGGGCGCGCACGTCACGTTGGTTGGCATTCGCCCCGAAGTCGCGCAGACCTTGGTCACGCTGGGCATTGACTTGCGCGGCATCCGGACTTTCAGTACGCTACAAGCCGCGTTGAAGAGCAATAGGTGA
- a CDS encoding STAS domain-containing protein, translated as MQAFTDWLFQIKCTDEDELRRGRTSITVTLVMISLAILAIPISFVSGDPFSGITAISIGILFYIIAIALTRAGFVNFGGIVLVSFVTIPTLLPIIAETSPTSPFTSPFYLVLSILVGGLILRPVLVWVVLTINIVGLIIAWNITNFNPFSDPTVSAFSSAALFLQVGSALFTFVGGSITDAVLREARRLREEARQSANQLAALNATLEAQVAQRTAALQQALSDLEQRAAEQARLLAENEQQRQVIRELSVPVLPVRTTTLVMPLIGALDTARLADMQRQALTHIERTGAREFLIDVTGVPVIDTQVAKGVIQLVEAAHLMGAHVTLVGIRPEVAQTLVTLGIDLRGIRTFSTLQAALNSEKR; from the coding sequence ATGCAAGCATTTACTGACTGGCTGTTCCAGATAAAGTGTACTGACGAGGATGAATTACGCCGTGGCCGCACGAGCATCACCGTGACGCTCGTTATGATTAGCCTGGCAATTCTGGCAATTCCCATTAGCTTCGTAAGCGGTGATCCATTCAGTGGAATCACTGCTATCTCTATTGGTATTCTTTTCTACATCATTGCGATCGCCTTAACACGGGCTGGTTTTGTAAATTTTGGTGGAATTGTTCTAGTTAGTTTTGTCACCATCCCAACCCTGTTACCTATCATTGCCGAAACTTCACCGACAAGTCCCTTCACCTCACCCTTCTATCTTGTACTCTCTATCCTGGTAGGTGGATTAATCTTGCGACCAGTACTTGTTTGGGTCGTACTAACAATAAATATCGTTGGCCTCATCATTGCCTGGAATATTACCAACTTCAATCCTTTTAGCGATCCAACCGTATCCGCATTCAGTTCAGCCGCTCTATTCCTGCAAGTTGGGTCAGCTTTGTTCACGTTTGTGGGAGGAAGCATCACCGACGCCGTCTTGCGCGAGGCGCGTCGGCTTCGCGAAGAGGCGCGCCAGAGTGCCAACCAACTGGCTGCGCTTAATGCCACCCTCGAAGCACAGGTCGCCCAACGCACTGCTGCCTTACAGCAAGCGCTCAGCGACCTCGAACAACGGGCCGCCGAACAGGCCCGCCTGCTGGCCGAAAATGAGCAACAGCGCCAGGTCATTCGCGAGCTGAGCGTTCCAGTCCTACCGGTACGCACCACCACACTAGTGATGCCGCTCATCGGTGCGCTTGATACCGCTCGGTTGGCCGATATGCAACGGCAGGCGTTAACGCACATTGAACGCACCGGCGCCCGCGAGTTCCTCATTGATGTGACCGGCGTCCCTGTGATCGACACCCAGGTCGCTAAAGGCGTGATCCAGCTTGTCGAGGCAGCACACTTGATGGGCGCGCACGTCACGTTGGTTGGCATTCGCCCCGAAGTCGCGCAGACCTTGGTCACGCTGGGCATTGACTTGCGCGGCATCCGGACTTTCAGTACGCTACAAGCCGCGTTGAATAGTGAAAAACGCTAG